In Oxobacter pfennigii, a genomic segment contains:
- a CDS encoding ABC transporter ATP-binding protein, producing the protein MNAGNALLKIKDLNVSYGEKPVVKLVDMEVGKKQIAVIVGESGSGKSTLLRSIIGLLGENGTVSSGEIMFNERDLRSLCHEEFRKIRGHDISMIFQNPECFFDPGMRAGKQFYEFMKMHQDITKTEARELAHGLLIELKFSDPERVLRSYPFELSGGMCQRLAIAFAMANRPKLILADEPTSSLDVTVQAEIINLMLQMYHQYDTSMLFVTHNMAIVAKLADMVGVMYRGRIVEWGTKEEVLYGSQHPYTQVLLKAVPKFKKAMAEAAIHREGYVKTNFKYEALPVMENSHEKKYFSHTHWSLAH; encoded by the coding sequence ATGAATGCAGGAAACGCTTTGCTTAAGATTAAGGATCTGAACGTCAGCTACGGCGAAAAACCGGTAGTAAAGCTGGTTGACATGGAAGTTGGCAAAAAACAGATTGCTGTGATTGTCGGTGAAAGCGGCAGCGGAAAAAGCACACTGCTGCGCAGTATTATCGGACTTTTAGGAGAAAACGGCACCGTATCGTCTGGAGAAATAATGTTTAATGAACGTGATCTGCGAAGCTTATGCCATGAAGAATTCCGTAAAATACGGGGACATGATATTTCAATGATTTTCCAGAACCCGGAGTGCTTTTTTGACCCTGGAATGCGTGCCGGAAAACAATTTTATGAATTTATGAAGATGCATCAGGATATTACAAAAACAGAAGCCAGGGAGCTGGCACACGGATTGCTTATAGAACTGAAATTCAGCGACCCGGAGAGGGTTTTGCGTTCTTACCCCTTTGAGCTGAGCGGGGGTATGTGCCAGAGGCTGGCCATAGCTTTTGCTATGGCTAACCGGCCCAAATTAATCCTGGCGGATGAACCTACCAGCTCACTGGATGTAACGGTACAGGCGGAAATTATCAATTTAATGCTGCAGATGTACCATCAATATGATACTTCAATGCTGTTTGTAACCCATAATATGGCTATTGTAGCAAAGCTGGCGGATATGGTTGGTGTCATGTACCGCGGGCGCATCGTAGAGTGGGGAACGAAGGAAGAAGTTTTATACGGCTCGCAGCATCCCTATACGCAAGTTTTATTAAAAGCTGTTCCGAAATTTAAAAAAGCAATGGCCGAAGCAGCTATACACCGGGAAGGTTATGTTAAAACCAATTTTAAGTATGAAGCCTTGCCTGTAATGGAAAACAGCCATGAGAAAAAGTATTTTTCTCATACCCATTGGTCATTAGCGCATTGA
- a CDS encoding ABC transporter permease, with the protein MIQSAVKSAVLFLLTFIGITILSFTLSYLSPSDPAEIMLTENGIAPSLEMLEKTREELGLNRPVYVQYISWLANFFKGDMGKSIKSSRPVSQELFKALPYTLMLALSSMAVTILVAVPLGIACARYQNSWFDRIIQLITYVFLSFPIFFTSLILMYLLSLKLRLLPVIAGGSMKGIIMPTLVLAFNMIVVYVRQIRTIVLREMKNDYVAGLWARGVTQNNIFWKHILKNSLTPIVTLTGISLGVLLGGTIIVESIFSWPGIGKLAVEAISHRDYPIIQGYIVWMALIYFLVNSFMEVIYTRLNPKMIKS; encoded by the coding sequence ATGATTCAATCTGCTGTAAAATCAGCGGTATTATTTTTGCTCACTTTCATAGGTATTACAATATTATCCTTTACCCTGTCCTATCTTTCCCCCAGCGACCCGGCAGAGATTATGCTTACTGAAAATGGCATTGCACCTTCTCTTGAGATGCTGGAAAAAACGAGGGAAGAGCTGGGCTTAAACCGTCCTGTTTATGTACAGTATATATCCTGGCTTGCCAATTTTTTTAAAGGAGATATGGGGAAATCTATAAAATCCAGCCGCCCCGTCAGTCAGGAGCTTTTTAAGGCATTGCCATATACCCTTATGCTGGCGCTTTCGTCTATGGCAGTTACAATTTTGGTGGCAGTCCCTTTAGGAATTGCCTGCGCAAGGTATCAAAACAGCTGGTTTGACAGGATTATCCAGTTGATTACCTATGTATTTTTGTCCTTTCCCATATTTTTTACTTCATTGATTCTCATGTATTTGCTTTCGCTGAAGCTAAGGCTATTGCCTGTTATCGCCGGAGGAAGCATGAAAGGGATTATAATGCCCACCCTGGTTTTGGCTTTTAATATGATAGTGGTATATGTAAGGCAAATCAGAACCATTGTACTGAGGGAAATGAAAAACGATTATGTTGCAGGCCTATGGGCCAGGGGAGTAACCCAAAATAATATTTTCTGGAAACATATTTTAAAAAATTCCTTAACGCCCATTGTTACGCTTACGGGTATTTCCCTCGGTGTTTTGCTGGGAGGGACTATTATTGTAGAAAGCATATTCAGCTGGCCCGGCATTGGAAAGCTGGCGGTAGAGGCCATAAGCCACCGGGACTATCCTATTATACAGGGATATATCGTGTGGATGGCGTTAATTTACTTTCTGGTAAATTCCTTCATGGAGGTGATTTATACCCGTTTAAATCCGAAGATGATAAAAAGCTAG
- a CDS encoding ABC transporter ATP-binding protein, which yields MAEEYLLEVKHLKKVFSRKRSRVIAVDDINFKISSGQCFSLIGESGSGKSTAANMIAGLLDITEGEVIFNKKTLPDKSCQKGFYLRDEMQMVFQNPLSSFSPKMTVLYSICEGLRYRSHMTRSDMTHKAYETLEMVGLKKDYANRFCSELSGGECQRVAIARAIVSNPKLLICDEVTNALDVSVQAQVLQLLLRLKQDLNLSYLFISHDIALVSNISDRIAVMKEGNIVEEGVPEEIINHPKHPYTDILIRSAQMG from the coding sequence ATGGCAGAGGAATATTTGTTAGAGGTTAAGCATCTTAAAAAAGTATTTTCCCGGAAAAGATCCAGGGTTATAGCTGTTGATGATATAAATTTTAAAATTTCTTCCGGCCAATGTTTCAGCCTGATTGGCGAAAGCGGCAGCGGCAAATCCACCGCTGCGAATATGATTGCCGGCCTGCTGGATATTACGGAAGGTGAAGTTATATTTAATAAAAAGACGCTGCCTGATAAGTCCTGCCAAAAGGGCTTTTACCTGCGCGATGAAATGCAGATGGTTTTTCAGAATCCATTGTCCTCCTTCAGCCCTAAAATGACGGTATTGTATTCCATTTGCGAGGGATTGCGCTACCGTTCACATATGACCCGCAGCGATATGACTCATAAAGCCTATGAAACTCTGGAAATGGTGGGGTTAAAGAAGGATTATGCAAACCGTTTTTGCAGTGAACTAAGCGGCGGTGAATGCCAGCGTGTGGCTATAGCAAGAGCTATCGTCAGCAATCCCAAATTATTGATTTGCGATGAAGTTACCAACGCACTGGATGTTTCAGTGCAGGCGCAGGTTTTGCAATTATTGCTGCGATTGAAGCAGGATCTGAATTTGTCCTATTTGTTTATTTCTCATGATATTGCTCTGGTGAGCAATATCAGTGACAGGATAGCTGTTATGAAAGAAGGAAATATTGTGGAAGAGGGGGTACCCGAAGAAATTATAAATCATCCCAAGCATCCATATACGGACATTTTAATCCGGTCTGCCCAAATGGGATGA
- a CDS encoding M14 family metallopeptidase, with protein sequence MKPIFSLGGITAERGTKAQGFIKVLDTGTVMPVTLINGEKQGKTMLITSGVHGSEYPGILTAIRLGAGLDPKDISGQIILVHPVNLQAFSKRCAAVVPEDGKNINRMFPGDEKGSIAEKIAYVITNEFFKAADYYMDFHGGDLYESLIPYAYFSGSCNSKVVQASKKMSQVLDLPYMVNCMETSGTFGCAAMLGIPAILVERGCNGLCLKDDVEKYILDAKRVLKRLDILADDSLIFPDKAPLELTNVCYTEAKSTGCWLPAVTAGQKIRKGDKLGYTTDLFGQIIDTYSAEFDGVVLYHCASLSAPKGSELVAYGELDW encoded by the coding sequence ATGAAACCCATATTTTCCCTAGGCGGAATTACAGCAGAACGAGGGACTAAAGCACAGGGCTTTATCAAGGTTTTGGATACCGGAACAGTGATGCCGGTCACATTGATTAATGGAGAAAAACAAGGCAAGACCATGCTCATCACATCCGGAGTACATGGAAGCGAATATCCCGGAATCCTCACGGCTATACGGCTGGGAGCAGGGCTTGATCCCAAAGATATTTCCGGTCAAATAATCCTTGTTCACCCGGTCAATCTTCAGGCTTTTTCAAAGCGCTGTGCCGCTGTTGTGCCGGAGGATGGGAAAAACATAAACCGCATGTTTCCAGGTGATGAAAAGGGCAGCATCGCAGAAAAAATAGCTTACGTTATAACCAATGAGTTTTTTAAGGCTGCCGATTATTACATGGATTTTCACGGCGGTGATTTATATGAATCTCTGATACCTTATGCCTATTTTTCAGGCAGTTGCAATTCAAAAGTTGTACAGGCATCTAAAAAAATGAGCCAGGTTCTGGATTTGCCTTACATGGTAAATTGTATGGAAACCTCAGGCACTTTTGGCTGTGCCGCCATGCTTGGCATACCGGCTATCCTTGTGGAAAGAGGCTGCAATGGCCTTTGCCTTAAAGATGATGTCGAAAAATACATTCTTGATGCAAAACGGGTATTGAAAAGACTGGATATACTTGCCGATGACAGCCTTATATTCCCTGACAAAGCACCTCTGGAATTAACAAATGTTTGCTATACGGAAGCAAAGAGTACTGGATGCTGGCTGCCTGCCGTTACAGCCGGGCAAAAAATCAGGAAAGGCGACAAGCTTGGATACACAACGGATTTATTCGGCCAAATTATTGATACTTATTCAGCGGAATTTGACGGAGTGGTATTGTATCATTGTGCTTCTCTTTCGGCTCCAAAGGGGAGCGAACTTGTGGCATATGGAGAGCTTGACTGGTGA
- the nikC gene encoding nickel transporter permease encodes MKVRLLISSLLVFAIIIIAIFAVHITPHDPYKTDLTQALLSPCREFPFGTDHLGRCVFSRILSGTPLSVFSALAVVFTVATVGTVIGVISGYIGGAGDAIIMRITMIFQAFPYFLLAVAVAGMLGIGLINGMISLIAVFWTTYARLGRSLILGIKNENYIKAAKMCGAKSRHIIFKYMIPNIASPILVTAALDVSAIILSMAGLSFLGLGAQRPTAEWGAMMSEARNYLQTAPWTVIAPGMALFLVVICFNLLGDNLRGFLDRRVTGN; translated from the coding sequence ATGAAGGTGCGACTTTTAATCAGCAGCTTACTCGTGTTTGCTATTATAATCATTGCAATTTTTGCTGTTCATATAACCCCTCATGATCCATATAAGACAGATTTAACCCAGGCCTTGCTTTCTCCATGCAGAGAATTTCCTTTCGGTACCGACCACCTGGGACGGTGCGTGTTTTCCCGGATATTATCAGGGACGCCCTTATCTGTTTTTTCCGCATTGGCGGTGGTGTTCACAGTTGCAACGGTAGGTACGGTTATCGGCGTTATATCAGGTTATATAGGCGGAGCCGGAGATGCAATTATCATGAGAATCACCATGATTTTTCAGGCATTTCCTTATTTTCTGCTGGCGGTTGCCGTGGCCGGAATGCTCGGCATAGGTTTGATAAATGGGATGATTTCATTAATAGCCGTATTCTGGACCACATATGCGCGTCTGGGGAGAAGCCTGATTTTGGGCATAAAAAACGAAAATTATATAAAAGCAGCTAAAATGTGCGGAGCAAAAAGCCGCCATATTATATTTAAATATATGATACCCAATATCGCCTCTCCTATTTTGGTAACGGCTGCACTGGATGTCAGCGCCATTATTTTGAGCATGGCCGGGCTGTCGTTTCTGGGGCTGGGAGCGCAGCGGCCAACGGCTGAATGGGGCGCTATGATGAGTGAAGCCCGAAACTATCTGCAAACTGCTCCATGGACGGTAATAGCCCCCGGAATGGCATTATTCCTTGTAGTGATATGCTTTAATTTATTGGGAGATAATCTCCGTGGGTTTTTAGACAGAAGAGTTACAGGAAATTAA
- a CDS encoding ABC transporter substrate-binding protein: MKKRLVALLMAALLTAGIFSGCSNPGKESINNTDEEKTLVFGSVGYFCNEAWDPAAGWEGWYIGSYGVSESLFRLNDAFEAQPWLVKSYSTGDNKTWELTLRDDVQFHNGTKMTAEAVKKCFERTIEVNDRAKDALPIEAMEASGQELTIKLKEMVPTLPNDLSDPLWTVYDAEGSTDFAEKTYYTGPYIPAEFNPNVELTVVKNEQYWGGEPRLDKAVFKTITDVDSLTMAFQNGEIDILIPVPETSISVIKGDRRLAIDGITSMRSQLIRFNMDSPAVQDIAVRKAVSYCIDRENYSKVICNDVTVPSYGIYPEQLSFGGIKNVKADVDRFDPEKAKQLLADAGYADTNGDGILEKNGAKLSLKMIGLSSQKDMSQLSQVLQNQLLEAGIELKVEIMENISDARKNGNFDLTYESYSIGGTGNPQSFIDFMFTTGGSNNFGKYSNTEVDSLAKKLRQTSDKEEKDKVITAITQHILDDAPFIFFAHKKFTCAYNTDTVAYYHIQPSEFYILDGSSEAK; this comes from the coding sequence GTGAAAAAAAGACTGGTTGCTTTACTAATGGCTGCCTTATTGACGGCCGGTATATTCTCTGGTTGTTCAAACCCAGGGAAGGAAAGTATTAACAATACGGATGAAGAAAAAACACTGGTATTTGGCTCTGTCGGTTATTTTTGCAATGAAGCATGGGATCCTGCGGCGGGATGGGAAGGCTGGTATATTGGTTCTTACGGCGTAAGCGAAAGCTTGTTCCGATTAAATGATGCCTTTGAGGCCCAGCCTTGGCTGGTTAAGTCTTACAGTACCGGGGATAACAAGACCTGGGAATTAACCCTGCGCGATGACGTCCAATTCCACAACGGTACTAAAATGACGGCGGAAGCGGTTAAAAAGTGTTTTGAACGTACAATAGAGGTTAATGACAGGGCAAAGGATGCATTGCCTATTGAAGCCATGGAAGCCTCGGGCCAGGAACTGACAATAAAGCTAAAAGAAATGGTGCCGACTCTCCCCAATGATTTAAGCGACCCATTATGGACGGTATATGATGCGGAAGGTTCCACAGATTTCGCGGAAAAAACATATTATACAGGCCCTTACATACCGGCAGAATTTAATCCCAACGTGGAGCTTACTGTTGTAAAAAATGAGCAGTATTGGGGAGGAGAGCCCAGGTTAGATAAGGCTGTCTTTAAAACAATAACCGATGTGGATTCTCTGACAATGGCTTTTCAAAACGGCGAGATTGATATCCTTATACCCGTTCCGGAAACCAGTATATCCGTTATCAAAGGAGACAGAAGGCTGGCAATTGACGGCATAACCTCAATGCGTTCCCAGCTTATCCGCTTTAACATGGATTCACCGGCTGTGCAGGATATAGCGGTCCGAAAGGCTGTAAGCTATTGTATCGACAGGGAGAACTACAGCAAAGTCATTTGCAATGATGTGACTGTACCTTCCTATGGTATTTACCCGGAGCAGCTGTCTTTTGGAGGAATTAAGAATGTAAAAGCTGACGTTGACCGTTTTGACCCGGAGAAAGCAAAACAGCTTTTGGCAGATGCAGGATATGCTGATACAAACGGCGACGGTATCTTGGAAAAAAACGGGGCAAAGCTCTCGCTTAAGATGATCGGTTTAAGCTCACAAAAAGATATGTCTCAATTAAGCCAGGTTTTGCAGAATCAGCTCCTGGAGGCCGGTATTGAGCTAAAGGTAGAAATCATGGAAAATATAAGCGATGCCAGAAAAAACGGGAATTTTGACCTGACCTATGAATCCTACTCCATTGGCGGTACAGGTAATCCTCAATCTTTTATTGATTTTATGTTTACAACGGGGGGATCCAATAATTTCGGCAAATATTCCAATACCGAGGTTGACTCCCTGGCCAAAAAACTGCGTCAAACCTCTGATAAGGAGGAGAAAGACAAGGTAATAACGGCTATCACACAGCACATTTTAGATGATGCTCCCTTTATATTTTTCGCGCATAAGAAATTTACCTGTGCTTATAATACCGATACCGTAGCCTATTATCATATACAGCCTTCCGAATTCTACATTTTAGACGGCAGCTCGGAGGCGAAATAA
- a CDS encoding class I SAM-dependent methyltransferase codes for MSDEQLYDVWWNDDTAGEQSMEDNHQPHWHKVLDMIKEKNILDCTVLDFGCNQGGFLRFLYQQKPFLKGVGVDLAKKSIEVANKRKKDLPISYEATANVDKFIDTFNLAFSISVIYLLQDLKEHAWKMKQALKPGGVYYCTYTDYSKNPSLLYYKKQIDRQGTIPMQLHSLNDIAGAFFYEGFSVEMRRMPPKGYIHIDPEDPWFNCIADRMQYEYQEAYIYRFTAPGK; via the coding sequence ATGTCTGATGAACAATTGTACGACGTATGGTGGAATGACGACACAGCCGGAGAACAGTCCATGGAGGATAATCATCAACCCCACTGGCATAAGGTGCTGGACATGATAAAGGAGAAAAATATTCTGGATTGTACTGTTCTGGATTTTGGTTGTAATCAAGGAGGTTTTTTAAGGTTTTTATATCAACAAAAACCTTTTTTAAAGGGGGTTGGCGTTGATTTAGCCAAAAAATCCATTGAGGTGGCCAACAAGAGGAAAAAGGATTTGCCCATTTCATATGAAGCAACCGCCAATGTGGACAAGTTTATCGATACCTTTAATCTGGCCTTCAGCATTTCCGTTATTTATCTATTACAGGACTTAAAAGAACATGCCTGGAAAATGAAGCAGGCATTAAAGCCCGGAGGCGTATATTATTGCACATATACCGATTACAGCAAAAACCCCAGCCTGCTCTATTACAAAAAGCAAATAGACAGGCAGGGAACAATTCCAATGCAGCTTCACTCTTTAAACGATATTGCCGGGGCGTTTTTTTATGAAGGATTTTCGGTAGAAATGCGGAGAATGCCTCCTAAAGGATATATTCATATAGATCCGGAGGATCCCTGGTTTAACTGTATTGCCGACAGGATGCAGTATGAGTACCAGGAAGCGTATATTTACCGCTTTACTGCGCCTGGGAAATAA